TCTTCTTTAAGATCATAAACATTTCCCAGCATTAAAAATGCGAGCTTATTTGTATTTTGTGATGCTGCTTTCCATTGATTAATCAGCTCATCATTCTGCACATCTTCCGTACTATTCCCTGTAAATAAAATACTGTAAGAGTTTGATTTTTGCGCACTTACAACATCTATACTGAAGACAAACAACAGCAGCAGAAAGTGATTTACATATTTAAACTTTACATTCATTTTTTAAAGATAAAGATCAAAATTTATATTGAACTAATAATCCTGATGATGTTCCTGCGAAGGGAAGCACTGTAAGGTTTTTATTTTTCCCTTCCTTCTTTTTATGAAGATACGGAATAAGAACTCCTGAAGCAGCTCCAACGGCTATTCCCGTCAAAACATCGGTAGGGAAATGTTTTAAAGCTTTGTACCTAAAATAACCTACCACGACGGGTGGAGCAAGTGCAGCCACGTAAAACAACCATTTCTTTCCTTCTGTCTCGGGGTGTAAGTCGGTATACACTTTAGCCATAAAAAATGAGGCTGCTGCAGTGGTTGAAGTATGTCCACTAAAAAAAGAATCTGTTGATCCCATTTTCAATTTCTCCTCTAAAGGTATTTCGGGATAATAGACAAAAGGCCTTTCTCGAGTCGTTAACAAAGGGCCCGTATAGGATAAGCTCAGGTTTACAGCTTGCGTTTCAAGATACAGAAACATAATATCAAGCCAGTCTTTTTGTACTTCTTTATCCAGTACTAAACCGAATGGAAGCATCAACATAATATTCATAACTACATCCGAAACTTTTATTGCATTCTCGCGCGTAGAATAGGAATAGGTTTGTGTTGCGGCATGTCGATCAAAAAACCAAACATCATTGGCATTTAGCGCTGAAACTTGAGTTGAAATTAATTTGGGTTTCCGCCTCAAAACCTGAAAGCCATAATAATTTACAGTATGATGAACAATGTTTAAAGGGATTTCTACTTTACGATTGAATTGGTATACTTTGCTATCCACTAATGAATCCTGTTGTGCCATAACAAAAGCAAAAGGACTCGTCAGGAGCAGCATCAATATTATCTTTTTCGCAGATAAAATCTGAGTTAAGCGTATATTTTTACACGTTCTGTTAAACATTAAAAGGATCATGAGATATCGTCAAATTTTCCGGATCAGAGAGTTTAGGGAGTATTGTTTCCTTTTTCTTTTGAAAGCGCTGCATTCGTCTCAAAATCTTATCCAACATTTTTACGGCTTTATCAATATACATTCCTTTATTCAGCATCACACATTCGGCACGTTGCGCCAAAGCTGCATCTGTTATTTCCGATCTAGTTGGAACACCTTTCTTGGCCAAGCTTTCCAATACTTGTGTTGCCCAGACATCAGGAATATGCGCTGCTTCACAAATACGTAAAATCTCTTCCTGAATACTGGCAAAATTCTTCCAACCTGTTTCTATTGCCAAATCGCCCCGAGCAATCATTACCCCTGTTGGGAATGTTTGCATTGCTTTTAGCAAAATACGGGGTAAGTTTTTAAAGCCTTTTTGAGTCTCTATTTTTAGAATTATACCCAAAGAGGTTTCGTATTTGCTTAGTTCATCCAAAAGTTGCTGCACGTCGTTTTCATCGTTTACAAATGAAAAATTCACGGTATCGGCATTTAGGGCAACAAATTCAAGATCTTTCTTATCTTTTTCCGTTAATCCACTTACGCTTAGCTTACTATCGGGCAGATTGATTCCTTTGTCGGCTTTTAGTTTAGCTCCTGTATTCCGCGCATAAATAATATCAATCAATAAGCTATCAGCATTAACTTCTTCAATTATCCCTTCTATTTTCCCATCATCAAAAAAGATAGGTTCGCCTTTCTTAACATCTTTAAATATCTCGGGCAGTGTACAAGAAACATGGGCATGTTCTAAAAGCTCACCTTCATCGTTATATTGCGCAGACTCACCGGGTATTGGATCAGCATGCAGAATGAGTTTATCGCCAATAAAAAGTGTAATAAATTGTTCCATAGGCAATAATTCGCCCACAAAAACCTTTTCTTTTCCACTTGCATTCTCTTTTTTTATGGTCAGCTCCGTACCTGTTGAGATATAAGCCGAATCATAACAAATGCCCCATTTTCCTTTGCCTTGTTTTTTTTCGATTGTGATTTTGCAATTCTTTTCACGCGTATCCGTAAAATAAATTGTATTTCCGCGTTTGATTTTCTCCAGTAAGACCTCATCAATAGGAATTATAGCATCTGCAGTATCGTTGGGAGGAAGAATATCAGGTGGTGCTATCCAAATTTTTGCGGCTTTAGTAACTTTTCCTGTCTGATCGCGTTGCGGTTTGATGTGAATGAGTTTGGGACCGTCCTTCATTGCTCCCGTCCTCAGTTTTGGTCCACCAAGATCCATCATCACTTTACAGTTCTTTTGCGATGCATTATTGGCTCTATCTACATTAGCAATCATTTTTGCCCAAACTTCGGGTTCATCGTGAGCACAATTAATTCGGGCGCTATTCATCCCCAAACCAATCAAACGATTGACCATAGAATAATCTTCGGCTGCCGTGGATGGCAAGGTGACCATAATTCGAGTGCGTCTTTTCTTTGATTTATAGCCGAATAGACGTTCTGTATTTTTTCGGAGCAGTTTTTCGCTTTTTTTAATGGAGATAATCCCCTTTTGCTTTTCAATTACATTGTTTCCAATTAAGTGATTGATAATTGTTTTGATGGCAAGCAAACTTTTCATCACATGGCCTTCAATATTTGCCAAATCGGGCAAACCCATATACTTTAGCTTATCTTGCAACTCATCAATAGCAAAGCTTCTGAAAGCTAGATAATGGGTTAGGTTCAAAGCACTTTCTCGATAGACAGGATGAACTTTTGAGATTAGATCATTATTATTTAGTTCAAGCTCTTTTGCTTTGCTTATAATTTCTTCAATCTGATTATTTATTGATTGTAATTTTTGTTGATTTTTCATCTTTCTAATTTTAAAATTCTACCCCAACACATTTATAATTGCAAGAATACCAGCAAAAAAGCGAGAACAGAAACCACAATTCCCACCATAAATATATTATAGGCCCAGCGTAATAATTTATATTTTTTTGCAAGCACCTTTCCCAAAGCATATTGATCTTTGGTCATTGTAGAATATAAATACTGATCGTTATTTATCATTTCTTTAATGGCCATTTCATATTCTTCAAGTTTCATCTTATAAAAGTTCCCGAAAAACAACATATTCACCTTTCCCTGCTTTATATCTTCTTGAGAAAAATCGCCCGTAGAAATATTAGGACGTGTAGATAAAATGGCCAAAATAATAGTTGATAAACTAAAAACAATAAAAATTAACATTGGTATAATGATAGCAGGCTCTTCTTTGAATTTACTAGCGATTGCAGCCAAACCAAGCGAAATAATAATACCATTGAGCGATATCAGAATATTGGATTTATTATCCGCTATCGAGCTTAAGCTGATTTGATTTCGAGCGGTAAGTTTAAACATTGAGTCTACGCCTCGCGAATATTTCTTTGCTTGCTCAGCTTCAATCTTCTTTTTCAGCTCTCGCTTAATTGCGCCACTTTCAAGACGTTTTAAATTTTTCTCTTTCATTTTGGTGATTTCTCCTCGACAATAGTTTGTATAAAAAGTATGCGCCTTGAAAAAATCAATCGATTCTTTTTCAAATTCAGCTTTCTTCAATGCTTTGATGTTTGCTGCTTTCAATTCTTGTCTTAACTTTTCTGCAAGCTCAAAATAGCTTTCCTCTCCTAGATGCATCATATCGGCATCACACAAAGCTTCTGCAATTTTAGTCTTGGGCTTTTGAGGAAAGGTAGTTGCCATAATACATTCTGAAACAAGAGCAATACTTTCTTTATCAACACCCTTAGTGGTCAGAAAATCAGTAGCAATAGCCACACTTTCTTTTTCGTGCCCAAGATATTTTTTGATGTAACCCGTATCGTGAAACCAAGCACTAACCAAAAGGATATTCATTTCATCTGTATTCAGTCTTTCTTTTTTTCCAATAATACCAGCATTCCTCACAACCATAGCTGTATGGTTAACCGTATGATAGATTAGATTATCAGGCGATTCTTTCAAGATAAGATCAGTAACATATTTTTCAATCTCTTTTAATAATTCTGAATTAATTTTCATCTGCTTATAATTTTATGTTTCGGTCAGATAGAAGCCGCAAGATTAATAGAATTATCCTTTTGGGGTTTAATAATTATCTTAATCATGCTCGTTTCATCTGCTCTATTATTAAAGGGTTAGTTCTTTGTAACAAATTTATAGAGCGAAATCATTTTTTCGCTCCCTTTTACTTTTGAATCTTCAAGCCAGTCAAATGTAGATTGTGTACTACTATTTAGCTGACTGTATACTTCTTTAGAAATTAGAAGACTTGTATTGTATTTCTTGTTTAACTGTTCTATTCGCGATGCCATAATAACCACTTTGCCTGTAATTGAATACTGCTTGCGCGTGGCAGAACCAATATTTCCGGTTACAGCCTCATCGTAATGAAGACCAATACCAATACGTGTTTCGGGAATATTTCCTTGATGATACTCACTACTTATTTTAGCAATAATCTCTTGAGCAGCTTCAGTTGCGAGTTGACTGCTATTTCCAACGGCTACAGGAGCACCAAAAGTAGCCATAAAGCCATCACCTAAAAACTGATTTATGACACCTTGATGAGATTCTACACTTTCAATCATAAAACCAAATAATGTATTCAAATAAGAAACAACTTCTTCCGGTTGATGATGATCCACATACTTTGTAAACTGTCGAATATCAAGAAACATTATGCAAACGTCCTTTCTCGATCCTGAAAGTTCGTTTCTATTTGATAAGATATTATCTACAATCTTGGGAGATATTTGTTGTCCAAATAAATCGATTACCTCGTTTTTTTCTTGAATATTATTCCAGGAAACGATCATCTTCTTATTGATAAGATCGGCAACAAAACCTGCTGCTATTCCTGTAATCAGCATAATTAAGCCTTGTCCTAAGTACTCCATGCCTGTTAAGTCGGGATGAGTACTATCTACAGTAAAACTCCCATAATAGGTTGAATAATAGATAGATACCGCAACGAACTCAACAGCAGCAAGAGCACCAGTAAAAACAGAAAGTTTAAAATTTAGTCGAAACGTAGAAAGAACAATAAAGATAAAATACGTTAATGAGGCTGGTGCCTGTAAGATGGTAGTTTGGTCAAGATTTTCAACAATGACAACCAAAAGAAGAGTAAGTAAGGAGATTTCCGAAAAACTATTAAAAAAACTAAAGAATCGGGAATGAAGGCTAAACCTTCCTGGCGTTTTCTTAACTAGATAAAGAATTAAAAATTCGTAGACAATAATAATAAATGTAAAAATTAATATCGTATATATAGCAATATTGGACTTAAATACAAGCAAGTATTCATGGCTATAAAAGAAATAGATAACCAACAAAAATACAGCTTCAAGGGCTAAAAGACCAATAAGTATTGTGGCACGCAAACGTTCACTTTTTGATATTTCGCTATTAAATGTTTCCTTAACCGACAATAATTCTGGCTTATCCTTTTGCATTTCAAATTCCACTTTACTTTAAATCAATATTAATAATTTGTTCAAAATTATACTATACTTAGCCATTATGGCAAATTATATTAAATAATTACAATCTATTTCTAACAAAGTTAGCGAATAGTTAGTACTACAAGATGTTTTGCATTTATTTTGAAATAAAAAATTAAGCTCAAAACAATAAATATAAGTTGCCAAAATCAATAAAACAGTGTTTTAATGTTGCAATTTTGATTTATCAAATTGATAGTCTTTAAACCGTATTTTAAATAAAATGCTATATGAAACAGGAACAAACAGTAATATAATCACTGTTCCAAAGAATAGACCAAACATAATAGCCAAAGCCAAAGGCTGCCATAATAAGCCACCACTAATCAACAAAGGTAGCATCCCGAGAGAAGTCGTTAGTGTGGTTAATATTACGGGTCTAAATTTATGATTGGCAGCATTTATAACTGCATCCTGCATAGGAAGCGACGGATCAGCCGTCTTTTCCACATCAATCCTATCAATCAGAATAATGGCATTGTTAATCACTATTCCGGCCAATGCAAT
This genomic stretch from Bacteroidales bacterium harbors:
- a CDS encoding phosphatase PAP2 family protein; the protein is MLLLTSPFAFVMAQQDSLVDSKVYQFNRKVEIPLNIVHHTVNYYGFQVLRRKPKLISTQVSALNANDVWFFDRHAATQTYSYSTRENAIKVSDVVMNIMLMLPFGLVLDKEVQKDWLDIMFLYLETQAVNLSLSYTGPLLTTRERPFVYYPEIPLEEKLKMGSTDSFFSGHTSTTAAASFFMAKVYTDLHPETEGKKWLFYVAALAPPVVVGYFRYKALKHFPTDVLTGIAVGAASGVLIPYLHKKKEGKNKNLTVLPFAGTSSGLLVQYKF
- a CDS encoding adenylate/guanylate cyclase domain-containing protein — protein: MQKDKPELLSVKETFNSEISKSERLRATILIGLLALEAVFLLVIYFFYSHEYLLVFKSNIAIYTILIFTFIIIVYEFLILYLVKKTPGRFSLHSRFFSFFNSFSEISLLTLLLVVIVENLDQTTILQAPASLTYFIFIVLSTFRLNFKLSVFTGALAAVEFVAVSIYYSTYYGSFTVDSTHPDLTGMEYLGQGLIMLITGIAAGFVADLINKKMIVSWNNIQEKNEVIDLFGQQISPKIVDNILSNRNELSGSRKDVCIMFLDIRQFTKYVDHHQPEEVVSYLNTLFGFMIESVESHQGVINQFLGDGFMATFGAPVAVGNSSQLATEAAQEIIAKISSEYHQGNIPETRIGIGLHYDEAVTGNIGSATRKQYSITGKVVIMASRIEQLNKKYNTSLLISKEVYSQLNSSTQSTFDWLEDSKVKGSEKMISLYKFVTKN